A genomic segment from Longimicrobiaceae bacterium encodes:
- a CDS encoding HEAT repeat domain-containing protein translates to MCPWNSFSSETGEQAFLPRAGVDGAALIELMGLTQEEFSRCFKGSPVKRAKRRGLLRNVAVALGNWGSPEAVPVLAEALSDAEPLVRGHAAWAFGRIASKEGCPPEVVSETGALLTSRLLVEEDEWVREELALALSS, encoded by the coding sequence GTGTGTCCGTGGAACAGCTTCTCGTCGGAGACCGGCGAGCAGGCGTTCCTTCCGCGCGCCGGGGTGGACGGGGCGGCGCTGATCGAGTTGATGGGGCTGACGCAGGAGGAGTTCTCGCGTTGCTTCAAGGGCTCGCCGGTGAAGCGCGCGAAGCGGCGCGGGCTGCTGCGCAACGTGGCCGTCGCGCTGGGGAACTGGGGCTCGCCCGAGGCGGTGCCGGTACTGGCGGAGGCGCTCTCCGACGCCGAGCCGCTGGTGCGCGGACACGCAGCGTGGGCGTTCGGGCGCATCGCGTCCAAGGAGGGCTGTCCCCCCGAGGTAGTCTCCGAGACCGGTGCCTTGCTGACCTCCCGACTTCTTGTCGAGGAGGACGAGTGGGTGCGCGAGGAACTGGCGCTCGCGCTATCCAGCTGA
- a CDS encoding amino acid adenylation domain-containing protein, producing the protein AYLPLDPAYPVERLAFMVRDSGARLVVTSEAFRARLPEGAEAVCLDAAMEGAGIDTAPAVALAPESLAYVIYTSGSTGTPKGVMVSHGALAHLVAWHVRAFGVVPGDRATQVASPSFDAAVWETWPYLAHGAALHPLPEEDRLAPESLQAFLLDRRITLCFVPTPLAEGLLALPWPRETALRALLTGGDALRVRPRAGLPFALVNNYGPTEGTVVSTSGEVSIGGAAVPSIGRPIDRVRARVLDAHGSPVPVGVPGELYVGGDGAARGYLGRPELTAERFVPDPFSPEPGARLYRTGDRVRWRRDGELEFLGRMDAQVKIRGFRIEPGEIEAVLLEQPGVREAVVAVREDTPGQKRLVAYVVPQEGADLPTAQLRARLAARLPEFMVPGAFVALERLPLNANGKADRLSLPAPERAAAEEDYLAARTPTEEMLCGIWAEVLGVEMVGAEDDFFELGGHSLLATQVVSRARQAFGTEVPLRALFEAPTVAGLARRIDALRSAGTPVAPPIERAPREGPLPASFAQQRLWYVNQLEPDSPAYNMPHALRLRGRLDAGALRASLNELVRRHETLRTVFAEHDGAPVQLVRDPAPAALAELDLRRLPEAEREAEAVRLAEAEALRPFDLSRGPLLRSTLLRLADDDHVLLFTMHHVVSDGWSRGVLVREVSALYAAFSRGEEPRLPELPVQYADYAAWQREWFSAGVLAEQVGYWKDQLGGAPPLLEIPTDRPRSAGQSARGGTHRFTVPTAVSRGLRALSAREGTTLFMTLLAAWQALLGRYAGQADVVVGTPIAGRTQRETEGLIGFFVNMLALRADLSGDPTWTELLGRVRETALGAYDHQELPFERLVEELATERSLAHAPVFQVVFALNRAGARDDQLRLGEVEMEPFGGDAEVAKFDLDLAIGDVGEELGGTLVYREALFEAGTVARMVGHLQVLLESMVADPGRRLTEVSLLSRSERARVLESWNATAADYPPASLHELVSAQAARTPDRVAVVCSGEALIYADLEARADRLARHLRCLGVGPETRVGVCAERSAELVVALLAVLKAGGAYVPLDPSYPAERLAYMLEDSGVPVLLAQERLRERLPAHDAQVVCLDRNAGRIMAGSAEPLPPPADPDALAYVIYTSGSTGRPKGAMNAHRGIVNRLLWMQAEYALTPHDVVLQKTPFSFDVSVWEFFWPLITGARLVLAKPEGHRDPAYLAGLIEREGVTTLHFVPPMLAAFLEAGEPGRCGSLRRVMCSGEALPYELTERFREALPGAELHNLYGPTETAVDVTYWACEPRERRVVPIGRPVANTRVFVLDGAGEPAPVGVPGELYLGGVQVGRGYLGRPELTAERFVPDPFGGTGGRLYRTGDRARWTSAGELEYLGRIDQQVKIRGFRIEPGEVEAALLEHGAVREAVVLVREDVPGEKRLVGYVVPMGGEVSPAELRAHLQARLPEYMVPSALGVLESVPLTPSGKVDRGALPAPEAAGVQDTFLAPRDVVELQLARVWEELLGVRPVGVRDDFFALGGHSFLALRLLAAVERLAGRRIPLATLLAGPTVERLAGAVREEAALPAAGPLVLMQPAGSEPPLFFVHAAGGSVVSYAALARHLGSRQPFYGLQSRGLEGEEHPHLRVEDMAEDYLAQLRAVQKKGPYRLGGWSMGGLVAFEMARMLEAAGEEVELLALLDSRAPRDASSSFDPDDPGLLAAFMLHLGVSEERIARAAEQIAPLPPAERLRSAWEAARAAAVVTEDLELARFERLWTVFRANVRAVAAYRPGPCASDLLLVLAEDRAVPATAESAGWEALTAGTVRSVTVPGDHFNLVQEPHVRELATVLAGALSSTPPRHDQRR; encoded by the coding sequence GCCTACCTCCCGCTGGACCCCGCCTATCCCGTCGAGCGCCTGGCCTTCATGGTCCGCGACTCCGGCGCCCGGCTGGTGGTCACCAGCGAGGCGTTCCGGGCCCGCCTCCCGGAGGGGGCGGAGGCCGTCTGCCTCGATGCCGCGATGGAGGGAGCCGGCATCGACACGGCACCTGCCGTCGCCCTGGCGCCCGAGAGCCTGGCCTACGTGATCTACACCTCCGGCTCCACTGGGACGCCCAAGGGGGTGATGGTCTCGCACGGCGCGCTCGCGCACCTGGTCGCCTGGCACGTCCGGGCCTTCGGCGTGGTCCCGGGCGACCGCGCCACGCAGGTGGCCTCCCCGAGCTTCGACGCGGCGGTGTGGGAGACGTGGCCGTACCTGGCGCACGGCGCCGCGCTCCACCCTCTCCCGGAGGAGGACCGGCTCGCCCCCGAGTCGCTGCAGGCGTTCCTGCTGGACCGGAGGATCACCCTCTGCTTCGTTCCCACGCCGCTGGCGGAGGGGCTGCTCGCGCTCCCCTGGCCGCGGGAGACGGCGCTGCGGGCGCTGCTCACCGGCGGCGACGCGCTGCGGGTCCGTCCGCGCGCCGGGCTCCCCTTCGCCCTGGTGAACAACTACGGGCCGACGGAGGGGACGGTGGTCTCCACCTCGGGCGAGGTTTCCATCGGGGGTGCCGCGGTGCCCTCAATCGGCCGGCCGATCGACCGGGTGCGCGCCCGCGTGCTGGACGCGCACGGGAGCCCCGTCCCGGTGGGAGTGCCGGGGGAGCTGTACGTGGGCGGCGACGGGGCGGCGCGAGGGTACCTGGGGCGTCCGGAGCTGACGGCGGAACGCTTCGTCCCCGATCCGTTCTCACCGGAGCCCGGAGCGCGGCTGTACCGCACGGGAGACCGGGTGCGCTGGCGGCGCGACGGAGAGCTGGAGTTCCTGGGGCGGATGGACGCGCAGGTCAAGATTCGCGGCTTCCGCATCGAGCCGGGCGAGATCGAGGCCGTCCTCCTGGAGCAGCCGGGCGTGCGCGAGGCCGTCGTCGCGGTGCGCGAGGACACGCCGGGGCAGAAGCGCCTGGTCGCCTACGTGGTCCCGCAGGAGGGCGCCGACCTCCCCACGGCGCAGCTGCGGGCGCGCCTGGCCGCCCGGCTGCCGGAGTTCATGGTGCCGGGCGCGTTCGTGGCGCTGGAGCGGCTCCCGCTCAACGCCAACGGCAAGGCCGACCGGCTCTCGCTGCCGGCGCCGGAGCGCGCCGCGGCGGAAGAGGATTACCTGGCGGCGCGCACGCCCACGGAAGAGATGTTGTGCGGGATCTGGGCGGAGGTGCTGGGGGTGGAGATGGTGGGAGCGGAGGACGACTTCTTCGAGCTCGGCGGCCACTCCCTCCTCGCGACGCAGGTGGTCTCGCGGGCACGGCAGGCGTTCGGGACCGAGGTGCCGTTGCGGGCGCTGTTCGAGGCGCCGACCGTGGCGGGGCTGGCCCGGCGCATCGACGCGCTGCGGAGCGCCGGCACGCCGGTCGCTCCGCCGATCGAGCGGGCCCCGCGCGAGGGGCCGCTCCCCGCCTCCTTCGCGCAGCAGCGGCTCTGGTACGTGAACCAGCTGGAGCCGGACAGCCCCGCCTACAACATGCCCCACGCGCTGCGGCTGCGCGGCAGGCTGGACGCGGGTGCGCTACGGGCCAGCCTCAACGAGCTGGTGCGGCGGCACGAGACGCTGCGCACGGTCTTCGCCGAGCACGACGGCGCGCCGGTGCAGCTCGTCCGCGATCCCGCCCCGGCGGCGCTGGCGGAGCTGGACCTGCGGCGCCTGCCGGAGGCGGAGCGGGAGGCGGAGGCCGTGCGGCTGGCCGAAGCCGAGGCGCTGCGGCCCTTCGACCTCTCTCGCGGGCCGCTGCTGCGTAGCACGCTGCTGCGCCTGGCCGACGACGACCACGTGCTGCTCTTCACGATGCACCACGTCGTCAGCGACGGATGGAGCCGCGGTGTGCTGGTGCGCGAGGTCTCGGCGCTCTACGCCGCCTTCAGCCGCGGGGAGGAGCCGCGCCTGCCGGAGCTGCCCGTCCAGTACGCCGACTACGCCGCCTGGCAGCGCGAATGGTTCAGCGCCGGGGTGCTGGCGGAGCAGGTCGGATACTGGAAGGACCAGCTCGGCGGCGCCCCTCCGCTACTGGAGATCCCCACGGACCGCCCCCGCTCCGCCGGGCAGAGCGCGCGCGGCGGGACCCACCGCTTCACCGTCCCGACGGCGGTGTCGCGGGGGCTGCGGGCGCTCTCGGCGCGGGAAGGGACGACGCTGTTCATGACGCTGCTTGCGGCGTGGCAGGCGCTGCTGGGGCGGTACGCGGGGCAGGCGGACGTGGTCGTGGGCACGCCGATCGCGGGGCGGACGCAGCGGGAGACCGAGGGGCTGATCGGCTTCTTCGTCAACATGCTGGCGCTGCGCGCCGACCTGTCGGGGGATCCCACCTGGACCGAGCTGCTGGGTCGGGTGCGGGAGACGGCTCTGGGGGCGTACGACCACCAGGAGCTGCCCTTCGAGCGGCTGGTGGAGGAGCTGGCGACCGAGCGCAGCCTCGCCCACGCACCGGTGTTCCAGGTGGTGTTCGCGCTGAACCGCGCGGGTGCGCGGGACGACCAGCTGCGCCTGGGAGAGGTGGAGATGGAGCCGTTCGGCGGGGACGCCGAGGTCGCCAAGTTCGACCTGGACCTGGCGATCGGGGACGTCGGGGAGGAGCTGGGCGGGACGCTGGTCTACCGCGAGGCGCTCTTCGAGGCCGGGACCGTCGCGCGCATGGTCGGCCACCTGCAGGTCCTGCTGGAAAGCATGGTGGCCGATCCGGGGCGGCGGCTCACGGAGGTGTCGCTCCTTTCGCGATCCGAGCGTGCCCGGGTGCTGGAGAGCTGGAACGCGACCGCGGCCGACTACCCGCCGGCCAGCCTTCACGAGCTGGTCTCGGCACAGGCGGCGCGCACCCCCGACCGGGTGGCGGTCGTCTGCTCGGGCGAGGCGCTGATCTATGCCGACCTGGAAGCGCGCGCCGACCGGCTCGCCCGCCACCTGCGATGCCTGGGCGTGGGCCCGGAGACGCGCGTGGGCGTCTGCGCCGAGCGCTCCGCCGAGCTGGTCGTCGCCCTGCTGGCGGTTCTCAAGGCCGGCGGCGCCTACGTGCCGCTGGACCCGTCGTATCCGGCCGAGCGTCTGGCCTACATGCTAGAGGACTCCGGCGTGCCGGTGCTGCTGGCGCAGGAGCGCCTGCGGGAGCGGCTCCCCGCGCACGACGCGCAGGTCGTCTGCCTGGACCGCAACGCCGGCCGGATCATGGCCGGGAGCGCGGAGCCCCTGCCGCCGCCGGCCGATCCGGACGCGCTGGCGTACGTCATCTACACCTCCGGCTCGACCGGCAGGCCCAAGGGGGCGATGAACGCGCACCGCGGCATCGTCAACCGGCTGCTATGGATGCAGGCGGAGTACGCCCTAACGCCGCACGACGTGGTGCTGCAGAAGACGCCCTTCAGCTTCGACGTCTCGGTCTGGGAGTTCTTCTGGCCGCTGATCACGGGCGCGCGCCTGGTGCTGGCGAAGCCGGAGGGGCACCGCGACCCGGCCTACCTCGCCGGGCTGATCGAGCGCGAGGGAGTCACGACGCTGCACTTCGTCCCGCCCATGCTGGCGGCGTTCCTGGAGGCAGGCGAGCCGGGGCGGTGCGGGTCGCTGCGGCGGGTGATGTGCAGCGGCGAGGCGCTGCCCTACGAGCTGACGGAGCGCTTCCGCGAGGCGCTCCCCGGCGCGGAGCTGCACAACCTGTACGGACCGACAGAGACGGCGGTGGACGTGACGTACTGGGCGTGCGAGCCGCGGGAGCGGCGCGTGGTGCCCATCGGCCGGCCGGTGGCGAACACGCGCGTGTTCGTGCTGGACGGAGCGGGTGAGCCGGCGCCGGTGGGGGTCCCGGGGGAGCTGTACCTCGGCGGGGTGCAGGTGGGGCGCGGCTACCTGGGACGGCCGGAGCTGACGGCGGAGCGCTTCGTCCCGGACCCGTTCGGCGGGACCGGAGGGCGACTGTACCGGACCGGGGACCGGGCGCGCTGGACGTCCGCCGGGGAGCTGGAGTACCTGGGGCGGATCGACCAGCAGGTCAAGATCCGCGGCTTCCGCATCGAGCCGGGCGAGGTCGAGGCGGCGCTTCTGGAGCACGGAGCCGTGCGGGAGGCGGTCGTGCTCGTCCGCGAGGACGTGCCGGGCGAGAAGCGGCTGGTCGGCTACGTGGTGCCGATGGGAGGCGAGGTCTCGCCCGCGGAGCTGCGGGCGCACCTGCAGGCGCGTCTTCCGGAGTACATGGTGCCGTCGGCGCTGGGGGTGCTGGAGAGCGTTCCGCTCACCCCCAGCGGAAAGGTCGACCGGGGGGCGCTGCCCGCGCCGGAAGCTGCGGGCGTCCAGGACACGTTCCTGGCGCCGCGCGACGTCGTCGAGCTGCAGCTCGCGCGCGTCTGGGAAGAGCTGCTGGGCGTCCGGCCGGTGGGAGTGCGCGACGACTTCTTCGCGCTGGGGGGGCATTCCTTCCTCGCCCTGCGCCTCCTGGCCGCGGTGGAGCGGCTCGCCGGCAGACGGATCCCCCTGGCGACGCTGCTCGCAGGGCCTACCGTGGAGCGGCTGGCCGGCGCAGTGCGGGAGGAGGCTGCGCTCCCGGCGGCCGGACCGCTGGTGCTCATGCAGCCGGCCGGCAGCGAGCCGCCGCTCTTCTTCGTCCACGCCGCGGGCGGCAGCGTCGTTTCGTACGCCGCGCTGGCCAGGCACCTGGGGTCTCGTCAACCCTTCTACGGCCTGCAGTCCAGGGGATTGGAGGGGGAGGAGCACCCCCACCTCCGCGTCGAGGACATGGCGGAGGACTACCTGGCGCAGCTCCGCGCGGTGCAGAAAAAGGGGCCGTACCGCCTGGGGGGGTGGTCCATGGGCGGGCTCGTCGCGTTCGAGATGGCGCGCATGCTCGAGGCGGCGGGGGAGGAGGTCGAGCTTCTGGCGCTGCTGGACTCCCGGGCTCCACGCGATGCCTCCTCCTCCTTCGACCCGGACGACCCGGGCCTCCTCGCAGCCTTCATGCTGCACCTGGGGGTCTCCGAGGAGCGGATCGCTCGTGCAGCGGAGCAGATCGCCCCGCTTCCTCCCGCCGAGCGGCTGCGGTCGGCGTGGGAGGCTGCGCGGGCGGCGGCCGTGGTGACGGAGGACCTGGAGCTCGCCCGGTTCGAGCGGCTGTGGACCGTCTTCCGTGCCAACGTGCGTGCCGTCGCCGCCTATCGGCCGGGGCCCTGTGCGTCCGACCTGCTGCTGGTGCTCGCAGAAGACCGGGCCGTACCGGCCACCGCGGAGTCGGCAGGGTGGGAGGCGCTCACAGCCGGGACGGTGAGGAGCGTGACTGTTCCCGGGGACCACTTCAACCTGGTCCAGGAGCCTCACGTCCGTGAACTCGCCACCGTACTCGCGGGTGCCCTCTCGTCCACTCCCCCGCGGCATGATCAGCGACGCTGA